In Leptospira fletcheri, the genomic window CGACGAAGAAATCGGCAAAACCGAACGGAAATTCAAACCGAAAACCGATTGAAGTTTCTTTCTTGATTCGGGTTCGCTCGGGAAAAATCCGATTCGTTTGATGGAATCGAAGCGTCGAATTCTTTAGGAGAAGGTTATTTTCCGCAAACTGCGGTTTTGCCAAGAACCGCTTTACAGAATTTTTCGACTTACGGAAAGTGAAATGGAGGCGGTCTCAGAATGGGACAGATAACTGCCTCCGCAGGATCAAGATGTCGATAGAGATCAAGGTTCCCGAAATGGGCGAATCCATTACGGAAGCAACCATAGCAAATTGGGTTAAAAAAGAAGGCGAACGAGTAGAACAGGACGAGGTCCTGGTAGAACTGGAAACCGACAAGGTGACCATGGAGGTCCCGGCCCCTTCGGCGGGTGTCCTCCAAAAGATCAATAAGAAGCCGGGGGACACGGTCAAAATCAAGGAAGTCATCGGACTCATTGATCCAGCCGCCACCGCCTCAAGCACTCCTCCTCCTTCCTCCTCCTCGCAGCCAGCAAAAACAACTCCAGCATCTACCTCCTCGAACACGGGAACCACTAACGAAACTCTTCCTCCCGCCGTCCGGAAACTGATAGATGATAACGGCTTGAATCCTACTTCCATTTCCGGCAGCGGAAAGAACGGTCAAATCACCAAGGAAGACGTGTTGAATGCGATCGCCAACAAATCTTCCGCTGCGCCTGCCGCCGCAGCTACACCGGCAAAAGAAATTCCGAAAGCGGTTCCTGCCGCAAGCCGGGGAAATCTTCCGAGAGAAAACGTCGTTCCGATGACGAAACTCCGGCAAACCATCGCAAATCGATTGGTTAACGCACAACATAACGCTGCTCACCTAACTACGTTTAACGAAGTGGATATGAGCGCGGTGATGGATCTTCGAAATAAATATAAGGATAAGTTCAAAGACGCGCATAATATCGGTCTGGGTTTCATGAGCTTCTTTACGAAGGCGGTTATCGGAGCCTTAAAGACGATTCCGGCTATTAATGCGGAGATCCGCGGAACAGATACGGTATATAAGAATTATTATGATATCGGTGTCGCTGTAGGCGGACCGAAAGGGCTTGTCGTTCCGATCGTTCGAGACGCCGATCTTTTGAGTTTCGCTCAGATTGAATCCGAAATTGCCCGTCTTGCCAATAAGGTGAAAGACGGCAAGATAGAGCTTTCCGAGATGGAGGGCGGGACCTTTACCATTTCCAACGGCGGAATCTACGGGTCCATGATGTCGACTCCGATCCTGAATCCGCCCCAGAGTGGAATTTTAGGACTTCATAATATCGTAAAACGTGCCGTAGTGGTGAACGATCAGATCGTCGTCCGTCCGATGATGTATCTTGCGTTGTCCTACGATCACAGAATCGTGGACGGCAAGGAAGCCGTGACCTTCCTCGTGAAGGTAAAAGAAGCAATCGAAGATCCTACCCGCTTGCTGTTGGAAGTTTAAAGGATAAAAGGAATGGCCGAAGAATTCGACGTACTTGTGATCGGCGCTGGACCCGGAGGATATGTAAACGCGATCCGGGCCGCTCAGTTGGGTTTAAAAACCGGAATCATCGAAAAAAGAAAAACGCTGGGGGGAACCTGTCTGAACGTAGGTTGCATTCCTTCTAAAGCGTTATTGGACTCTTCGGAGGAATACCATAAGGTTCTCCATAAAGTCCAGGACCACGGTATCGGAGTCGGAAAAGTCTCTCTCGATCTGAACCGTTTGATGGAACGAAAAAACCAAGTCGTCAAAGAGGTCACCGACGGGGTGGACTATTTGATGAACAAAAATAAGATCATCCGTTACGAAGGCTTCGGCAAACTTCTCGGTGGAGGAAAAGTCGAGGTCTCTCTGGCCGACGGAAAAAAAGAAACCCTATCCGCTAAGAATATCGTGTTGGCCACCGGTTCCGTTCCTATCGATATTCCCGGACTGCCTGTAGACGGAAAAACCATCATTACTTCGGACCACGCGATCGATCTCCGCTCCGTTCCGAAAAAATTGGTCATTATCGGAGCCGGTGTCATCGGGTTGGAATTGGGTTCCGTCTGGGGAAGGCTCGGCGCGGAAGTCACGGTAGTAGAACTTCTCCCCGGATTGCTTACCAACGTAGATCGGTCTTTCGGAAATCTGTTGCAACGCAGTTTGGAAGGGCAGGGATTCAAATTCCTGTTCGAACACAAGGTGCTGGGCGCCAGCCCGGGAAAATCCGGGGCGAAAGTCAAAATTGCCGCCCCCGACGGAAAGGAATCCGAACTGGATGCGGACATCGTGCTCGTTGCCGTAGGTCGCCGCCCGTACATCGAAGGGATCGGTTTGGAGGCTGCCGGGGTCCAACTTACGGAACGGAAGCGGATCCAAGTGGACGGCCATTTCCGAACGAATGTTCCAGGCGTTTATGCGATCGGAGACGTGATCGACGGACCCATGTTGGCGCATAAAGCGGAAGAAGAGGGAGTTGCACTGGCGGAGTTGATCGCCGGGCAGTCCGGTCACGTAAATTATGCAGCGGTTCCTTATATCGTTTATACCTGGCCCGAAATGGCCTGGGTAGGAAAAGGAGAAGAGGAATTGAAGGCCGCGGGTGTAGAATATAAAACGGGCAAGTCTTTATTTAAGCCGAATGCAAGAGCCAAAGCGATGAACGAGGCCGAGGGCCAAGTCAAGATATTGGCGGATAAAAAAACGGATAAGATCCTGGGAGCCTTCGTGTTCGGGCCCCGCGCTTCGGATATGATCGCCGAACTCGCGGTTGCCGTGGAATTCGGAGCCTCCTCCGAGGACGTAGCGAGATCCTTCCACGCGCATCCTACCTTATCCGAAATTGTAAAAGAAGCGGCTATGGCCGTAGATAAGTGGGCGATTCACGCTTAGGGAGTTTTCATCATGAAAATCGAACAGTTAATGGCTTTATACGGGGAGAACGGAGCGCTTCTCGAAGAACTTTACGAAAAGTTTAAGAAAGATCCCCATTCCTTGGATCAGGAATGGTCCCTTTTCTTCCAAGAAGTGGAGACTAACGGCGTCAATCCCGGAAACGGAATGAACGGGAATGGAAACGGCAAATCCGCGGTGGCGACTTCCTTTACCGATGCTCAAGCCGGAACCTTCCGCGAGATGGGGATTATCAACCTGTTAAACGCATATAGAAGACAGGGACACCTCGCCGCCGACCTGGACCCTCTCGCGATCTCGAAACCGGACCGCAAATTCATCGATGCCAAGCTGAGTAATTTGACCCCGTCCGATCTCGATACGGTAGTTGAGACGAATAATCCCAGTCTGGGAAGAGCGAAGCTGAAGGACGTGATCGGTTGGTTCGAAAAGACCTACTGTAGCACGATCGGATTCGAGCAATACTATCTCGTAAACGACGAGGAAAGGGAATGGTTGCAAAAGAAAGTGGAATCTTCGGAATTCCACGCGCCGCTTCCGAAAAGCATT contains:
- the odhB gene encoding 2-oxoglutarate dehydrogenase complex dihydrolipoyllysine-residue succinyltransferase, producing the protein MSIEIKVPEMGESITEATIANWVKKEGERVEQDEVLVELETDKVTMEVPAPSAGVLQKINKKPGDTVKIKEVIGLIDPAATASSTPPPSSSSQPAKTTPASTSSNTGTTNETLPPAVRKLIDDNGLNPTSISGSGKNGQITKEDVLNAIANKSSAAPAAAATPAKEIPKAVPAASRGNLPRENVVPMTKLRQTIANRLVNAQHNAAHLTTFNEVDMSAVMDLRNKYKDKFKDAHNIGLGFMSFFTKAVIGALKTIPAINAEIRGTDTVYKNYYDIGVAVGGPKGLVVPIVRDADLLSFAQIESEIARLANKVKDGKIELSEMEGGTFTISNGGIYGSMMSTPILNPPQSGILGLHNIVKRAVVVNDQIVVRPMMYLALSYDHRIVDGKEAVTFLVKVKEAIEDPTRLLLEV
- the lpdA gene encoding dihydrolipoyl dehydrogenase, which produces MAEEFDVLVIGAGPGGYVNAIRAAQLGLKTGIIEKRKTLGGTCLNVGCIPSKALLDSSEEYHKVLHKVQDHGIGVGKVSLDLNRLMERKNQVVKEVTDGVDYLMNKNKIIRYEGFGKLLGGGKVEVSLADGKKETLSAKNIVLATGSVPIDIPGLPVDGKTIITSDHAIDLRSVPKKLVIIGAGVIGLELGSVWGRLGAEVTVVELLPGLLTNVDRSFGNLLQRSLEGQGFKFLFEHKVLGASPGKSGAKVKIAAPDGKESELDADIVLVAVGRRPYIEGIGLEAAGVQLTERKRIQVDGHFRTNVPGVYAIGDVIDGPMLAHKAEEEGVALAELIAGQSGHVNYAAVPYIVYTWPEMAWVGKGEEELKAAGVEYKTGKSLFKPNARAKAMNEAEGQVKILADKKTDKILGAFVFGPRASDMIAELAVAVEFGASSEDVARSFHAHPTLSEIVKEAAMAVDKWAIHA